The Alnus glutinosa chromosome 7, dhAlnGlut1.1, whole genome shotgun sequence genome includes a region encoding these proteins:
- the LOC133873132 gene encoding dirigent protein 22-like gives MAKSLSKLTPILFIFFFSTYVTAETHNFSRNLSPSSLGLKQEKLSHLHFYFHDIVSGPNPTAVRVAEAATTNTSATGFGAVVMMDDPLTLEPESSSKLVGRAQGIYALASQHEAGLLMVLNFAFIEGKYSGSTLSVLGRNSVFSAVREMPIVGGSGIFRFARGYAQARTHTFDLKTGDAVVEYNVYAFHY, from the coding sequence ATGGCCAAAAGCCTCTCAAAACTAACGCCCAtcttattcattttcttcttctcaacCTATGTCACTGCAGAAACACACAATTTCTCTCGGAATTTATCTCCTTCATCGCTTGGACTTAAACAAGAGAAGCTAAGCCACCTCCACTTCTACTTCCATGACATTGTGAGTGGCCCTAACCCCACTGCTGTGCGAGTGGCGGAGGCTGCCACGACAAACACGTCGGCAACAGGGTTTGGAGCCGTCGTCATGATGGATGATCCGTTGACTCTCGAGCCAGAAAGTAGCTCCAAGCTTGTGGGAAGAGCACAAGGTATTTATGCGTTGGCGTCACAGCATGAAGCGGGGTTGTTGATGGTATTGAACTttgcttttatagaaggaaagtATAGTGGTAGCACTCTTAGTGTGTTAGGGAGAAACAGTGTCTTCTCGGCCGTGAGGGAGATGCCAATCGTTGGTGGGAGTGGAATTTTCCGGTTTGCTCGTGGATATGCTCAGGCAAGGACTCACACCTTTGATCTCAAAACTGGGGATGCCGTAGTGGAG